The stretch of DNA TGGCAAAATAAAACGCATCAAAAGAGCACGTCCTTCAACGCCTCTGCTTTTGGCGAAGAAGATATAGTCACTCTTTAAAATATTGATCGTCAGGCTTCGTACATACAAGATCAAACTTCCAAGCCCGCCAAAGACCATGACAAAGATGGGTAAGACTAAATGCCATGCCATATCCGCCAGATAGCCAATGCCATTTCCGCCAACGCCTTGCGAGTGCAATCCCGAAATAGGAAAAATTTTCCAGTAGACCGAGAAAAGGATGACCAACAGCAAAGAGAGATAAAACGAAGGCATCGCATAACTCATTAGGGCTAATTGCTTGATGCTTTTATCGTAAAAACTTGATTGTTTCATAGCTGATTTTATGCCCCAATAAAGAGCCAAGACAAAGACTAAAATCATACTGATGACATTCATAAACAGTGTGATAGGAAGGCGTTCTAAGATCTCATCTCGTACCGCTTTACCGCTGGCGAACGAAATACCAAAGTCGAGTTGAAGCATCGCTTTAAACCATGCAAAAAACTGTGCAGTGAGTGATTTATCGAGTCCATAAACACGTTTGAGTTGATCTAGTGCTTCGGGGGTAATGTTGGGATTAAGTTCACCGCTAGCAAAGAAAGAGTTGGGAGCAAGATGAATTGCCCCAAAAGAGATCAAAGAGATAATGCAGAGCATTAGTACTACATATCCAAGTTTTTGCAGTACTAATTTCATGCTTTTTCCTTATTTTTGCATATCCCACGCAAGTACAGTATGGCCTTCTGCGTCTGTTTCGTCCATACCCATACCCATGATACTATAACCTGCATCGACGTAGTGAATTTCGCCTGTTACCCCTGAAGAGAGGTCACTTAAAAGATACATACCGCTATTGCCTACTTCATCGGTGGTCACATTTTTGCGAAGTGGAGAGTTTATCTCATTCCAGTGAAGAATCATTCTAAAATCGCCAATACCACTTGCTGCAAGCGTTTTGATAGGACCTGCACTAATCGCATTCACACGAATTCCACGACTTCCAAGGTCTACTGCTAGGTAACGAACACT from Sulfurospirillum oryzae encodes:
- a CDS encoding ABC transporter permease — translated: MKLVLQKLGYVVLMLCIISLISFGAIHLAPNSFFASGELNPNITPEALDQLKRVYGLDKSLTAQFFAWFKAMLQLDFGISFASGKAVRDEILERLPITLFMNVISMILVFVLALYWGIKSAMKQSSFYDKSIKQLALMSYAMPSFYLSLLLVILFSVYWKIFPISGLHSQGVGGNGIGYLADMAWHLVLPIFVMVFGGLGSLILYVRSLTINILKSDYIFFAKSRGVEGRALLMRFILPNLSPPIVTILGLSLPGLIGGSVILESIFAINGMGLLFYQSALSRDYPVIMGILIISSFLTLIGNMIADLVLTKLNPHFKRRG